One genomic segment of Lampris incognitus isolate fLamInc1 chromosome 2, fLamInc1.hap2, whole genome shotgun sequence includes these proteins:
- the ssr4 gene encoding translocon-associated protein subunit delta, with product MMFRIFAFLAILVCSCSGEGCTDPVITPSAYTTSDAVISSESVFIVELSLACANGAQSVALYADVNGRQFPVTRGQDVGKYQVSWSLPHKQASSGTYQVKFFDEESYSALRKAQRNNEDVDAIQPLFSVNVDHRGAWNGPWVSTEVLAALIGILVYYLAFSAKSTIQA from the exons ATGATGTTCAGGATATTCGCTTTCCTTGCTATCCTAGTATGTTCCTGCTCAG GAGAGGGCTGCACAGACCCCGTTATAACTCCATCGGCCTACACCACTTCTGACGCTGTCATTTCCTCTGAGTCCGTCTTCATCGTGGAACTCAGCCTTGCATGTGCCAATGGAGCCCAG AGTGTGGCACTGTATGCTGATGTCAATGGAAGACAATTCCCTGTGACAAGAGGCCAGGATGTGGGCAAGTACCAG GTGTCCTGGAGCCTTCCTCACAAACAGGCCAGCTctgggacataccaagtcaagttCTTTGATGAGGAATCTTACAGCGCCTTGCGCAAA GCCCAGAGAAACAACGAAGATGTCGATGCCATCCAGCCCCTTTTCTCTGTCAACGTGGATCACAGG GGTGCATGGAATGGTCCATGGGTGTCGACGGAGGTGTTGGCTGCTCTTATTGGTATCCTTGTCTATTACCTGGCCTTCAGTGCTAAGAGCACCATCCAGGCATAA